Within Saccharomonospora cyanea NA-134, the genomic segment TGCTGCTGGACGCCGCGAAGGGCCTGGAGCCGCAGACGTTGAAGCTGTTCGACGTGTGCCGCCACCGCGGTATCCCGGTGATCACGTTCATCAACAAGTGGGACCGCCCCGGCCGGGAGGCCCTCGCCCTCTGCGACGAGCTCACGGAGCGCATCGGGCTGACCCCGATGCCGTTGACGTGGCCTGTCGGCGAAGCCGGCCGGTTCCGCGGTGTCCTCGACGTCACGGACGGCTCGTTCGTGGCGTTCGAGCGGACCGCGGGCGGTGCCACGGTGGCCGGGGAGCAGCGGTTGCCCGCCACGCGTGCCGAGGAGGAGCTGGGGGAGGACTTCACCCGCGCGACGGAGGAGGCGGAGCTCGTCGCCGCGTCGGGTGGGGAGTTCGACCTCTCCGCCTACCTGCGGGGCAGCGCGACGCCGGTGCTGTTCGGCGCCGCGGTGCTGAACTTCGGGGTTCGGCATCTGCTGGACCTGCTGGTCGAGCTGGCGCCGAGGCCCGAGCCCAGGGTGGACGTCGACGGCAACCCCCGCCCGCTGGACGACGAGTTCTCGGCGTTCGTGTTCAAGGTGCAGACGGGTATGGACCCGGCGCATCGCGACCAGGTGGCGTTCGCGCGGGTGTGTTCGGGGGTGTTCGAACGGGGCATGGTGGTCACGAACGCCACCACGAAACGGCCGTTCGCCACGAAGTACGCCCACCAGGTCTTCGGGCAGCAACGCTCCACAGTGGACGTCGCGTATCCCGGTGACGTGATCGGCCTGGTCAACGCCTCCGCGCTGCGGGTCGGCGACACTCTGTACGCCGGGAAGCCCGCGGTGCGGTTCCCCGGTCTGCCGAGCTTCGCGCCCGCGCACTTCGCGGTGGCGCGGCCCTCGGACCTCAGCAAGGCCAAGCAGTTCCGCAAGGGGGTGGAGCAGTTGTCGTCGGAGGGCGTGGTGCAGTTGCTGACCTCCGATCTGCGGGGGGACGCCGCTCCCGTGTTCGCGGCGGTGGGGCCGATGCAGTTCGAGGTCGCCGCCCACCGCATGGAGTACGAGTTCAACTCGCCGGTGAAGCTCGACCGGTTGCCGTACTCGACGGTGCGGAGGTTGGCCGACCCGGCGCAGCGCGCGCTGGTGGACGCGGGCCGCAACAGTGAGGTGCTGACCCGGGCCGACGGCACCGACCTGGCGTTGTTCGCCGACGACATGAGCATGCGCCTCCTGCTGCGCCGCCACCCGGAGCTCCGGTTGGAGGCGCTGGTCGCGACCGGCGACTGAGCTCCGCCGTCCTGCCGTACCCGGTCCGCACCGCCGCTCAGTCGGGCAGCGCCGTACACAGGTAGCAGCCCGCGGTGGCGCTGCGCACGTGGATGTAGTCCACGTCGGGCCGGGCCAGCAGCTCGTCGAGCGCGGGCTCGGCGTCGGCGTGCGCGACCCGGTGGGCCAGGACGAGCCGCCTGCCGTCGCCGTAGCAGTTGAGCAGCAGGCCGCTGCGGCCGAGTCTCGCCGGGTAGACACCCGGTTCCGCGTAGGGCTCGCAGCGCCGCTCGTGGACGAAGACCGGGCCGGGAAGGGGAACGTCCTCGCGCTCGCGGAAGGGGTCGTAGGTGAACGCGATGAGCGCCTCCCTGCCCGGCTCGATGGCGTCGAGGCACACCCGGCACGGAGCGGCTTCGGTCGGCACCTCGCGCCACGCCGGGTGTCCGTAGCCGGGGGCCCGTAGCGTGGTGCGGACCTCGTCGGCCAGCGCGGTGTCCATCGGTACGATCCGGAAACCCATGCCCCGACCCTGCCTTGCCAGGGCGGAGGTCACCGGCGGTTTTCCGACCTGGACCTCACGTTGTCCACGGCCCAGCGGCCGGGACCGAAGACCGCGAGGAGCAGGAAGATCCAACTGTACAGCGCCGCGGGCTCGCCCATGTTCTCCAGCGGGAACAGGGCTGTCGGCTGGTGCACGACGAAGTAGGCGTAGGCCATGGCCCCCGAGCACAACAGCGCCGCCGGCCGTGTGAACAGCCCGGCCAGCACCAGGCCGCCCGCGCCGACCTCGATCACGCTCGCCCACCAGCCCGGCCACGAACCGAACGGCACGCCCGTGCCCGCGCCGTCGATGCCGCCGAACGCGCCGAATCCCTGAACGCCGTGGCAGACGAAGAGGAATGCCACCACCATCCGGAACACGGCGAGCACGCTCGCCTCGGTCCGGCTCCGCCGTGACGTCGTGGTCGCGGACTCGGTGGTGTGCGGGGTCCTCCCGGTGGTGACGCTCATAGCTCGCTCCCTCATGTCTCGGTGTCGTCACCAGGACGTCGAACGGGAGCGGCCGACTTCGACATCACCACCGAACTTTCTTCCGGCCGGTTCTCCCTTCGACGGGAGCGGCCGTGGGCGCGGTTCAGAACCAGCCGCGTTCGCGGGCGAGCCTGGCCGCCTCGGTGCGGTTGCGGGCGTCGGTTCGTCGCGGTGTGCGCTGGAGGTCGTGGTCATGGTTTCGCACGACGATAGGACAGCGCGGCCACACCGGCCATGACCACGGTCCACCCGGCGAGCACGGCGAGGTGACCGACGACCGCCGCGCCGTCGAACTGGGCCGTCGCCAGCCCGGCGAGGTGGTAGGTCGGCAGGACGAGGCGACGGTGCCGAAGAAGCCGGGCAGGATCTCCAGCGGCATCCACAGCCCGGCGACGACCGCGGTCGGCATCAGGATCGCGTGGAGCACCGCCGTGGTGGTGTTGGGTTTGGCCTGGAATCCCGCGGCCAGGCCGAGCAGCGCGAACGGCACGGCGCCGAGGACGAGAACGCCGTACAGGCGCAGCACCTCGAACACGGAGGCCTGCAACGTCCCGGTCAGCGCGGCGGTGAGCGTCATCGCCAGCAACACGCCCACCGAGTAGGGCAGCGCGGCGAGCACCTTGGCCGCCAGTGTCACCGGCAACGGCACCGCCTGCACCCGCTTCACCCGTAGCCAACCGATCTGGCGGTCCTGCGCCACGCCGATGCCCGGGTTCGTCAACGTCACGGTCAACACGCCGAAGGTGCCGAAGGTGGCCAGCATCCGAGTGCCCGCGGACAGCTCCTCCGACGAGTAGCCACCGAACATCGACACGAACAGGGCGAAGAAACCGACCGGCATCAGGATCGAGAAGAACAGCGCGGTGGGTTCCCGCCAGATCGCCCGCAGCTCGTCGAGAACCTCCACGTCGAGCAGTCGCCGAGTCACCGGACCACCTCCTGCCGCGCGCGCTGCGGTCGCGAGGTGGGTGTCACGACCGCCTCCTCCAGCCCCGCGCCCTCGACCCGGAGATCGCTCAGTTCGGGGTCCTCGGCGAGCAGTCGCCGCAACAGTGCCTCGGGGGAGCGAGTGGCGATCCGGACCAGCTCTCCCTCCCGGTCGAGCGAGGCCACCCCGGGCAGTGCGGTGAGCACGTCGTCGTCGAGGACGGTGCGTGCGACGACCGTGCGGTCCGGCAACCGGGAGATCAACTTCTCCGGGGTGTCCGAGGCGAGCACCCGGCCCCGGTCGATCACCACGACGCGGTCGGACACGGTCGCCGCCTCGTCGATCAGGTGGGTGGTGAGCAGGATCGCCGTGCCCTTCGCCCGCCGTGTCGCGAGGATCTGCCAGAACCGCCTGCGGACGGGTGTGTCCAGCCCGCAGGCGGTTCGTCGAGTACCAGCAGTGCCGGATCGTTGACCAGCGCCATGGCCAGTTGCAGGCGCTGTTTCTGGCCTCCGGACAGCTTCGCCGCGCGGCGGTCGGCCAGGTCGGTCAGTCCCAGTTCCGCCATGATCGGCCCGGCGCTCGACCTCGGCAGTCCACCCCGGACAGCCGAACCGGCGACCAGCTCGCCGACCTTCAGCGTGCTGGGGTGGCCCAGCGATGCTGCACGACCCCCAACCACCGCCGCGTCGAGGCGTTCCTCGGATCACCACCGGCCAGACTGATCTCACCCCGCTGCCGGGGCAGCAACCCCACGAGCAGGTTCACCAGCGTCGTCTTGCCCGCACCGTTGGGGCCGAGCAGTGCCACGCACCCGCCTGCCCCGACGGTCAGGTCGACGCCGTCGAGGGCCGTCGTCCCGCCGTAGCGGTGAGCCAACCCCCGCGCACTCAACACCGTTCGCACATCTCCTCCACTGTCGTCTCGAAAGAGACCGTGCCCGTCGGGGCCGGTTCCCGGTAGTGAAGGTGTGGCACGTGCGGGGAGTGACGAATGTCAACCGCGCTGGTGGCGGCACGGTCAGACGTTGTTCAACGAGTGGTGAGAGCCGCGGCCAGGCACCACACGGCCGCCGCTGCCAGAGCGGCGGCCAGCACGCCCGGCCACCACTCCGAGGTGGAAGCTGCCAGAGACACCTGTATCGCCGCCGTCGTCGCGAACGTCAGCGCGAGGACGAACAGGGCCATGCGGGTGGTTGGCCACGGTCTCGGAATACGTTGCGGCATCGACACCGGCCTCCTCGGTGCGGGACATGCGGGATATCGCTCGTCCCGCCCCGGGAGTTACTCCGGTGGTGCCAGGTCACACGGTGCTCGAACGGTGCGATCAGAAGTCGGAGCAGGAGGCGGTGTTGTACGCCCCGCTGGCCGTGGCGGTCCTGGCCTCCTTGCCGTCGACGATCACGGTGCACTCCACGCTGCCGCCCTCGGCACCGAGGGTGACACTGAGCGAGCCGCCCTTGAGGAGTCCACTGGCCTCGGTGGTCTTCTCCCACGGCAGTTCGGTGACGTCCTCGGTCGCCGAGCTCGTGCTGTCGCCGTAGGTCGTGTAGGAGATGGTGGCCTCGGGCGCGTCGCCGGTCACCCGGTAGGTGATGTCCACCGTGCGGTCGGCCTCTTCGGTGATCTCCTTCGCCGCCTGGTCGTAGGCGAGGTACATCACGACGCTGACCACCACGCCGAGGATGGACAGCACGAGCCCGGCGATCGAGAGCCCCTTGTTGGTGGCCTTCCGCGCCTTCACGCGGGAGATGCCCACGGCGGAGAAGATCACGCCCAGCACGACCAGGGGCCAGGCCAGAATGCCGATGAACGGCAGCGGCGACAGGATCAGTCCGATGAGGCCGACGACGAACCCGGCGGTGCCCAGCCCGTTGCGGGCCACCTCAGGCGACGCAGTGGGGGCCGCCGTCCTCGTGTCCGGTCGTGTTGTCATGTCCAGTCCTCCCAGTTGGTTGCGATGCTCGACATGCAACCGCGTTCGCCGCCTCCGCCGCGTCGCCCGCGGGTCGGTGATCTCGTACGACTTAAGTCGTCGTCCACGGCCCGCGCGAGCGCCGATCCGCTGATCACTCCTTCCGGCTCGCCGCCGTACGCTCGGGCAATGCGCGAGTCCGCCTCCTCCCGAGCCAGGTCCGTGCTCGGCGTGCTGGTCACGGTGCTTGCCGTCGGTACGAGCGTGTTGAGCAGCCTCTACGTGTTCGCCGCGGAGACCTACGTTCCGCACTCGGAGCAACTCGACGTCACGTGGCGACCCGCGCTCGGAGTGCTCGCCGCACTCACGGCGGGCGTGCTCCTGTGCTGGCGACACAGCCGCCCCGTCGTGGTGACGGGAGTGGCCGTCATTCCGCCGGTGGTGTTCGTGGCCGACGCTCTCGCCGCGTTGATCTCGCTCGCGGCGCTGACCGCGCACCGGCGCGACCGGGTCGGCTGGCTCGGGGTGGCGGCCGTGTTCGTGGCCACCACCGTGGGGGTGGCCCACGACGCGCACCGGCACGCCGACGTCTCGGTCATCAAGATCATCTTTGGGGCGGACGGGGTTCCGTTCGTGGTCGTCGTGCTCGTGGCGGCGCTGCTGACGGCCATCCCCGCCGCACTCGGCACGCACCGGGGCACGAAACGCGAGCTGGCGCGACACACGCAGGCCGAGCGGGCGTTGCAGGCGGAGATGGCCCGAAAGGACGAGCGTTCCCGCATCGCCAGGGAGATGCACGACGTCCTGGGCCACCGGCTGTCGCTGCTGTCCCTGCACGCGGGAGCCCTGGAAGTCATGGCGCCACAGGAGTCCGACCGTGCGGCGGAGGTCGCGCGCACGGTCCGGACCACGGCGCGGCAGTCGCTGGAGGACCTGCGTCAGGTGATCGGCGTGCTCAAGGACGGCAGGGGGTTCGGCTCCCAGGCGCCCGACCGGCCCCGAAGATACGGCCCGCCCGGGCTGACGGATCTGCCCACGCTGATCGGCAACACCCGGGAGGCAGGTCTGCCGGTGAACGTCACCGTGCTCGTCGACAACGCGGGTGAGGCACCGGAAACACTGGCCACGACCGCCTACCGCGTGGTGCAGGAGTCGCTCACCAACGTCCTCAAGCACGCACCCTCGACGACCGTGGACGTGACGGTGCGAGGCGGCCCCGGAGTCGGTCTGACGGTGGAGATCGGCAACCCGCTGCCCGAGTCCGCGCCGGCCGAGGCGCCGATCGGTTCGGGCAGCGGTCTCGCCGGGCTCGCCGAGCGGGTGGCGCAGCTGGAGGGCACCATCAGCTACGGCTCCACCGAGCAGGGCCGCTTCGCCGTCAAGGCGTGGCTGCCCTGGGCGCAGGGGGGAGACGCGGGCGGTGTGAGAGCCGGGTGAACAGCTCCCTAGCATGGCCGGGTGCCGCTGCGTGTAGTGCTCGTCGACGACGATCCGCTGGTCCGGACCGGTCTCGCCATGATTCTCGACAGCACGCCGGACATCGAGGTCGTAGGACAGGCGAGCGACGGTGACGAGGTCGTGCCCCTGGTCAACCGGCACGCGCCTGACGTCGTCGTCATGGACATCCGGATGGCCCGCATGGACGGGCTCGCCGCGACGGCGGCGGTCCGCGCGCTGCCCCGGCCACCCAAGGTACTGGTCCTGACCACGTTCGACCTCGACGAATACGTGTTCGACGCGCTCACGGCGGGCGCCAACGGCTTCCTGCTCAAGGAGAGCTCACCGCAGGAGATCATCGACGCGGTACGCGTGGTCGCGCGAGGTGAGTCGATGCTGTCTCCCCGAAGCACAACGCAGTTGATCGGTCACTTCGTGTCGTTGAAGGCGAATCCACGGCGTCGGGAGGCCGCGGTGAAACTGAGCACACTGACCGATCGCGAACGCGAGGTCGTCACAGCGGTTGCGCAGGGAAAACCCAACGCGGGCATCGCCGAGGAGCTGTTCATGAGTGAGGCCACCGTGAAGACGCACATCACACGGGTCTTTGCCAAACTCGACGTCGCAAATAGAGTCCAGCTGACAATTTTCGCCTACGAGGCGGGCCTCGTGACTCCGTGACAGTCGCTTCCCACGCGACCCGGCGGACACACGTCATATTGACTCTCGTGAAGACACCTGCCTAACCTCGCGCTAAGCGGCGGCTTAGCGATGTCGGAGGCTGCGTTGAGTCCGTCGCACGGGTTTGGGGGCCCAATGAGATACGTGTCGCTGGAAGGGCCTTGAGCGCGTTGTTGAACAAGAGTGCCGCCTCACACAGTGGGCGTTCGACCATTCGCACCCGAGTGCTCGCCATCGCCTTCATCCCGAGCCTCGTGTTCCTGCTGACCGGCGTCGTGCTCACCGTGTACCTCGTCTTCGACGCGATACAGACCCGGTCCTTCAGCACCAAGGTTCACGAAGCCGCCAGACCCGCCGGTGTGCTGTTCGCGAACGTGCGCGAGGAACGCAGGCTGACGCTGCAGGAGCTCGCCATGACACGGTCGCTGCGGGTGGAGCTCACGGAGCAGCGCAAGCGGACCGACTCCGCGGCCAGTGGTATGGCCGACGACCTGCAGAGCATCGCCGAGGACGCCCCGGACAACGTCCGGCAGCACATCCGCGACGCCGAGGAGCGGATCTCGCGGCTCGGGGAGTTCCGCCGGGACGTCGACGCGGGGAACGTGTCGCTGCAGGAGGCGTACGACTTCTACAACGGGATCATCGACTCCTACGTGCTCGGCCTGAACGGCGTGGCGCAGGAGACGCCGAGCGCCGAGACGGCGTACAAGCGCATGGTGGCGATGCCGCTGTTCGTGAGCGCGGACGCCATGTCGCGTGGTGACGCGCTCGCCGCCGCAGGTATCGCGGGCGGCGGGCTGACCGAACAGGAGTTCCGCACCTACATCGGTCAGGTCGGTGCCTACCACTCCACGTTGCAGCAGTCGGTGCCCGACATGATCCCGTCGGTCCGCGAGAAGTACGAGGCGCTGGTGTCCGGCGACGCGTGGAAGACGCTGACCAGCGTCGAGAACGCGTTCCTGCGGGGCAACACCACCGACCTGCCCGTGGCCGAGCCCGCGTGGCGAGCCGCGGCCGCCGAGGTCGGTGCCACACTGTGGAACCTCTACGTCGAACAAAGCACGGTGGCCACCGACCTCGCGCTCGACGAGGCGGACTCGACGCTGTACACGTCGATCATCGCGGGCGCGGCGATCATCGCGGCCGCCCTGGCGGTGTTCCTGCTGGCGTGGCGGTTGTCCGACCGGCTGGTGAAACGGCTCGTCGCACTCCGAGAGGCCACTCTCGACGTCGCCGAGGAACGCATGCCCCGCATCGTCGAACGGCTCCGAAAGGGAGAGCAGGTGGACCTCGCCACCGAGGTTTCCTACCTCGACCACGGTGACGACGAGATCGGCCAGGTCGCGGAGGCCTTCAACCAGGCACAGCGCACCGCCATCGCGGCGGCCGTCGACGAGGCCAAGACCAGGGAGGGCACCCAGAAGGTCTTCCTCAACATCGCCCACCGCAGCCAGGTCATCGTGCACCGGCAGCTGTCGGCACTCGACGCCGCCGAGCGCAAGCAGGAGGACCCCGACCAGCTCGACCTGCTGTTCAAGCTCGACCACCTTTCGACGCGGGCACGCCGCAACGCCGAGAACCTGATCATTCTGGGTGGCGAGCAGCCCGGCAGGCAGTTCCGCAACCCCGTGCCGGTGGGCGACATCGTGCGCGGTGCGATCGCCGAGACCGAGGACTACAAGCGCGTCAGCATGGGCAAGCTGCCCGGCTCCGCCGTCGCGGGCCCCGCCGTCAGCGACCTGGTGCACCTGCTCGCCGAGTTGATCGACAACGCGACGTCGTTCTCACCACCGCAGTCGCGGGTGGAGGTGCGTGGCGAGCTCGTGGGCCGGGGCGCGGTCATCGAGATCGAGGACCAGGGCATCGGTATGGAGCCCGAGGAACTGGACCGGCTCAACGAGATGCTGCGCAACCCGCCGGACTTCAGCTTCATGGCGCTGTCCGAGGAACCGAGGCTCGGACTGTTCGTGGTCGCCAGGCTGGCGGCGAAACACGGTCTCACCGTGACCCTGCGCGACTCGGCCTACGGCGGCACCCGGGCGATCGTGCTCGTGCGCGCCGACCTGCTGAGCGACGTGCCGGGTGACGAGGACGTCACGACACCACCCGAGACCGCTCGGGAACCGCAGAGCGACAGCCCGGTGGCGCCGGTCAGTCGCAGGCCGAGAGCCCTCCCGAGGCGCAACGGCAGCGAGAAGGTCAACGGCGCGAACGCGACCACCGTGACCACCACGCTGGAGCCGACGTTCACCGACGACCCGGGAACGGCCACCGTGCGCCGCGCGCCGGTGTCGCCGCCGAGCGAGCCCAAGCAGCTGCCCGCGGGCGGTGGCGACCACCTCGACCGCCCCGAACTGCCCCGGCGCAGGCGTCGCGGTGAGGAGGAGCCGGAAAACCCGGCGGGCGACCACTCCGAGAACACCGTCGAAGCCGTGCAGGGAGAACTGCTGGAGGAGGACGTGCTCGAGTGGACGCCGGACTCGTCGCGGAGCGTGGGCAGGCACGCCGAGGAGGACGCGGAGTCGGAGCCGACTCGATACGTGCCCAAGCTGCCGAGGGAACTGCCGAGAGCGGCACGCCCGGCCGGGGAGTCCCGGCCCCGGCACCAGGCCCGGCCCGCGCACGAGCGGCCGGTGCAGCCCGGTGGCCCGGAGAGCGCCAGGCCCGTCTCCGCCACGCCGCCCGCCGAAGGCGGCCTCGACGGGGAACGGCCGCCGCTACCGCGTCGCCGCAAGCAGCAGAACCTCGCGCCGCAGCTCATGGACGACACCAGCACCCTCGATCGCGTGGGTGGCGGTGATGTCGCCGGGAACGAGGACGCCGGCGACACCTCGCCCGAGCAGGCCCGCAGCAGGCTCTCGGCGTTCCAGCAGGGAACCCGCCGAGCTCGACAGCACCAACCCGGCCCCGACGATTCTGGAGACTGAGGAACACCATGGCCAACTCGGTAGTCAACGAACTCGACTGGCTGCTCGACGATTTGGTGAGCCAGGTCGCTGGAGCCGACCGAGCTGTCGTCCTGTCGTCCGACGGACTGCTGATCGGTCGTTCGAGCAACTTGTCCGAAGGGGACGGTGAGCATCTCTCGGCCGTCGCCTCCGCCTTCCAGAGCCTCGCGAGGGGCACGGGACGGCACTTCGGCGGAGGGCAGGTGAGGCAGACGGTCGTCGAGATGGACCACGCCTTCCTGTTCGTCACGGCGGCCGGGCGCGGTGCGTGCCTCGCGCTGCTGACGTCCGAGGACGCGGACATGGGCATGGTGGCCTACGCGATGAACATGATGGTGAAGCGCGTCGGCGCCGTGCTGAGCGCCGCGCCTCGGGTGGAGCACCACATCACGCCATGAGCCGAGACGACGAGGAGATGTGGTCGGACGAGGGCGCTGGCCTCGTCCGCTCGTATGTCGTGACCGGCGGCCGGACCCGGTCGGACAACTACGGCCTCGACATGATGACGCTGGTGGTGGCGCTGTGCACTCCGGCAGAGGCCACGCATCTCCCCGAGGAGTACGCGAAGATCGTCCGGCTGTGCCAACACCCGATGTCGGTGGCGGAGGTCGGAGGTCACATCGACCTCCCCCTGCCCGTGGTGAAGGTTCTGCTCAGTGATTTGATCGAGCAGAACTACGTGATCTTCCGTAAGGCCGCGCCCCCGACCGAAACACCCAACAAGCACGTACTGCAGGCGGTTCTCGATGGTATCCGCAAACTCTGACGACCGGCGCCTGAGGGCGACGGCGGTGAAGCTGCTGATCGCCGGTGGTTTCGGTGTCGGCAAGACGACGATGGTGGGCTCGGTGAGCGAGGTACCGCCCTTGCGTACCGAGGAGATGCTGACGTCCGCGTCGGAAGGCGTCGACGATCTTTCCGGCGTGGAGGCCAAGAGCACCACCACGGTGGCGCTGGACTTCGGGCGCATCACGATCAGCCCCGACCTGATCCTGTACCTGTTCGGCACACCGGGACAGGACCGGTTCTGGTTCATGTGGGACGAGCTGGCGCAGGGGGCGCTCGGCGCGGTGGTCCTCGCGGACACGCGCCGGTTGGAGTCCTGTTTCCCCGCCGTGGACTTCTTCGAACGCAGGGGGCTGCCGTTCGTCGTCGGCGTGAACTGTTTCGACAAAGCCCACCGGTACGGCACCGAGGAGGTGCGCGCGGCGCTCGACGTGGGTCCGGGGGTGCCGGTGTTGCTGTGCGACGCGCGCGACCGCGAGTCCACCAAGCAGGTCCTCGTCACCCTGATCCAGCACGTGATGGCATCGGCGAACATGGTCCCGGCCCCGTACTGACATCGTGTCCGCAGGTTGTGCACGCGTGTCCGCACTTCCTGTACGGGTGTTCGCACTTCCCGTACGCGGGTTCAGCGGGCGGGGCGTGCCGTCACCTGGATCATGGGACTCGCCGGCACCCAACGGGGGAGCTCGGCGAACTCCTCCACCTCGTCGAGCTCGAACTCGCCACGACGCCGCAGAGTGCCGAGAGTGTTCCGGTTGGGGTGACAGCCTGCGCCGAGGACCTTCCACAACGGTGTGATGCGGTCCTGAACGCGGGCCAGACGGCCGTCGCCCCGGACGTGTTCCAGCAGCACCAGCCGCCCGTCGTCGCGCAGCACGCGCCGAGCCTCCGCGAGTGCCGCGTCCGGGTCGGTGACGGTGCAGAGCACGAGCGTGAACACCACCGCGTCGAAGGAGGCGTCGGCGAACGGCAGCGCCTCGGCCGACGCGTCGGAGACATCCACGGGGATGCTCGTTTCGGCGGCTCGGCGAGCCAGCCGAACCCTCATGGCCGGGTCCGGCTCGACGGCCACGACACGCTCCGCAGAGCGGAGATAGGGCAGGTTGGCGCCGGTGCCCGCGCCGACGTCGAGGACCGCCCCCGTCAGGCCGTGCAGCAGTGCCTCGCGACGCTGCCCGAGGAAGCTTCGCTCTGCGGCGGCGTTCAGCCGGTCGTAGTACGCGGCGAAGATTCGGTGTGCTCGCACGTGTCCCACGCTAGTGCCTGAACGCCCGGAGCGTCGGCCGTCGTGTCCGCAGCTTGTCGACGCGTGTCCGCAGTTCCGGTACGTGTGTCCGCACTTCTCGAACGCGTGGCCGCGCCACAGGCTGCGGACACGCGTGCACAGGCTGGGTCGGCTACCCCTCGGTCCCGTTGATCGCCCGGTCCAGTAGTTGGACCGGATGCATCATGGGGACGTCGTCGAGGTAGCGGCGGATCTGCAACAGGCAACCCGGGTTGGCCGTCACCAGCAGGTCCGGCGCGACGGCGCGGACGTTGCCCGCCTTACGTTCACCGAGCTCGGCGGCGGGTTCCGGCTGGACGAGGTTGTAGATGCCCGCCGACCCACAACACAGTTCGGCCTCCGGCAGATCCACCACTTCCAGTCCGGGGATGGTGCGCAGCACGGCCCTCGGCTGCTCGCGCACTCCCTGCGCGTGGCCGAGGTGGCACGCGTCGTGGTAGGCGAC encodes:
- a CDS encoding sensor histidine kinase produces the protein MSALLNKSAASHSGRSTIRTRVLAIAFIPSLVFLLTGVVLTVYLVFDAIQTRSFSTKVHEAARPAGVLFANVREERRLTLQELAMTRSLRVELTEQRKRTDSAASGMADDLQSIAEDAPDNVRQHIRDAEERISRLGEFRRDVDAGNVSLQEAYDFYNGIIDSYVLGLNGVAQETPSAETAYKRMVAMPLFVSADAMSRGDALAAAGIAGGGLTEQEFRTYIGQVGAYHSTLQQSVPDMIPSVREKYEALVSGDAWKTLTSVENAFLRGNTTDLPVAEPAWRAAAAEVGATLWNLYVEQSTVATDLALDEADSTLYTSIIAGAAIIAAALAVFLLAWRLSDRLVKRLVALREATLDVAEERMPRIVERLRKGEQVDLATEVSYLDHGDDEIGQVAEAFNQAQRTAIAAAVDEAKTREGTQKVFLNIAHRSQVIVHRQLSALDAAERKQEDPDQLDLLFKLDHLSTRARRNAENLIILGGEQPGRQFRNPVPVGDIVRGAIAETEDYKRVSMGKLPGSAVAGPAVSDLVHLLAELIDNATSFSPPQSRVEVRGELVGRGAVIEIEDQGIGMEPEELDRLNEMLRNPPDFSFMALSEEPRLGLFVVARLAAKHGLTVTLRDSAYGGTRAIVLVRADLLSDVPGDEDVTTPPETAREPQSDSPVAPVSRRPRALPRRNGSEKVNGANATTVTTTLEPTFTDDPGTATVRRAPVSPPSEPKQLPAGGGDHLDRPELPRRRRRGEEEPENPAGDHSENTVEAVQGELLEEDVLEWTPDSSRSVGRHAEEDAESEPTRYVPKLPRELPRAARPAGESRPRHQARPAHERPVQPGGPESARPVSATPPAEGGLDGERPPLPRRRKQQNLAPQLMDDTSTLDRVGGGDVAGNEDAGDTSPEQARSRLSAFQQGTRRARQHQPGPDDSGD
- a CDS encoding roadblock/LC7 domain-containing protein, with the translated sequence MANSVVNELDWLLDDLVSQVAGADRAVVLSSDGLLIGRSSNLSEGDGEHLSAVASAFQSLARGTGRHFGGGQVRQTVVEMDHAFLFVTAAGRGACLALLTSEDADMGMVAYAMNMMVKRVGAVLSAAPRVEHHITP
- a CDS encoding DUF742 domain-containing protein encodes the protein MSRDDEEMWSDEGAGLVRSYVVTGGRTRSDNYGLDMMTLVVALCTPAEATHLPEEYAKIVRLCQHPMSVAEVGGHIDLPLPVVKVLLSDLIEQNYVIFRKAAPPTETPNKHVLQAVLDGIRKL
- a CDS encoding GTP-binding protein, giving the protein MVSANSDDRRLRATAVKLLIAGGFGVGKTTMVGSVSEVPPLRTEEMLTSASEGVDDLSGVEAKSTTTVALDFGRITISPDLILYLFGTPGQDRFWFMWDELAQGALGAVVLADTRRLESCFPAVDFFERRGLPFVVGVNCFDKAHRYGTEEVRAALDVGPGVPVLLCDARDRESTKQVLVTLIQHVMASANMVPAPY
- a CDS encoding class I SAM-dependent methyltransferase, producing MRAHRIFAAYYDRLNAAAERSFLGQRREALLHGLTGAVLDVGAGTGANLPYLRSAERVVAVEPDPAMRVRLARRAAETSIPVDVSDASAEALPFADASFDAVVFTLVLCTVTDPDAALAEARRVLRDDGRLVLLEHVRGDGRLARVQDRITPLWKVLGAGCHPNRNTLGTLRRRGEFELDEVEEFAELPRWVPASPMIQVTARPAR